ACCTGCATTCTGCAATGCAGTAAGCCTATAGCAATAGCAGTTCTTCTGCCCTCATTAGCAGGATATATTTCCTGTATTGCCCTTGCAGTGAATAGGGTAACAACATATTTCCTATATTAGCAAGAGTGGCCAGAATATCAAGAGATGTGattattctgcttttcccaACACTGGTGAGTTCATCACTTCAATACTGTGTGTAGTTCCTGCACTGAAGCACAAGCACTTTTGAGAATCTAGAGGGATTCCTGCTGAACTTCCATGAATCACTGGGATCCGGAGCAAAACAAATGCATAGAAAGGCTTGGTTTGCTcaggctggaggaaaaaaaaaggtatgaatAAATCTCACTGCAGTCTTCCACTACTGGAGGTTGTGATGAAGACAGAGCAAACTCTTCTGAAAAATCAGCCAGGAAATGACAAAAGGGGCATATTGCAAATCACAACAAGGGGATGTCTGACTGCATagaactaaaacaaacaaacaaacccaaaatcaacccccccaaaaaacaccaTTGTGGGAAAATACTGCAATAGGTTTCCAGTGGCTGGTGAACCTCCACCCTCAAAGTTTTGAAAATCTGCTGAACAAAGCCTTAAGCAACCAAACCTTACTTTGAAGTAACAAACTTTTTTTGAGCAGGAGGTTTTGACCTCCAGAGATGCCTTACAATTTAAATTCATAATCCAAGGAAGTCTGTTGTCACCACAAGCTTTTCTCAGATATTATTGCTGGGTTAAATGATGGCACAAACTTCTGGACTGCAGCATTGTGTACTCAAGAAAACAACACTCACCTGTTTTAGGATAGCCTGCTAGAATCACATCATCACTCCTGGCTTCAAAGGATTTCATAGCTTCAAACGTTTCTGGGCTGCTAAGTAGAGCAGGGTATAAAATACCTCTGTAGGAAAATAGCATGTTTTCTGGGGGAATCTTTTCACTCTGTGAAAAAgaattttccagtatttcaatGAATCTTTCCCTATTTCTGCTCATGTTTGTACCCCTGTGGAACTCTTCAAACCAACAGATACAGGCTGTCTTTCCAAAGTGCAGAAAAAGTGGATGCAACATAATAGCTAATCCAATAGGGTGTTCCCACAGGAATGTAGGTACAAGTCACTGATTAACTCTGTATTCTGTTAACTCGTTTTGAAATGGCAGGAGTGGAGACTGAAAATAGTGACATAGAGTCTATGCTGCAACTGATACTAAGAACAAGAATCTATTGGGGCAACATCTAATACAATTCCAAAACATTAAATGAAACCAAAGAAAGACCTATAAAGGCTATTTTTAACTGATAAGTAATGCAGTGCAGTTTGCAAACTGGACAACCAGCATGTAAGGGACATGTGGATAATGCAGTGGACATGTAATGGACATGTGTCCCAGCAGTGTCTGCCCAGCAGTCAAGTGTCTCAAGGTAAAGCAGATAACCCTGTAAGGAGGCTGTACAGCTGTGGCACTGCTCACGTGGTCCCCAGGGAAAACTCTGAGCTATTCAATTAATCTACATGAAAATCTGCCATAGATGGAAATGCTGTTAGCAGGAGCATTTGCTGTACAACAGGAGGATTCACCTCAGCcttgttttggaaaatgaattGGGGAACAGACATGAGGTGGGGGAATTACTGATAGAGCTTGTGTTTCCCTTTACAGAGATTCAGACTCAGTAAAAATTACCTACATAATCTCTCATGGGAAAATTCTGCAGGGCTAACAATTTTTGAATATAATTATTTCCCTTGCTTAACTAGAGTAAATGTGTTACTCAGATTTACTTCCCAATGCCCAGCATGCCTCAGTGCACGTGAAGGCTCTTGCATTATATCATTGTCTGAAAATCCAAAAGCTGTCATGAAATTGCAATAGGATTCAGCCAGTGAGAATGAGACATGTAACTCTAAAATTTGTTGTGGATCTAACTGGGGAAAAACATCACATAAGGAAGTCAGACTTCATAGAGTCTTGCCTGTTTCCTAACCCGGAGTGTTTGGTGACAATTTAATTaatgcaagaagaaaacacagacagGAGATCAGTATGAACACAGTAATCTAGTCTGCCATATTCCAAGATGCCTACAAGGGACTTAATATGACTTTATAGTACTGATAAAGTACCAAGCATGCTCATCTTCTCCCTGGCAGATACTTCCTTAAATTTCTCTGCAGCCTCCTTAAGAAACATTCTCCAGTTTAGACTGATCTGCAACCAGAGGCTGTAATAATTATTGCTGGGTTCTTAGGTAGGATCCTTCTGTTACAGTAGACCAGTATAAGATGtgaacagttttggtttttccagtatttttgcCATGTTAGCCTTGCTGAGTGTGATTCATCATGTCTTTTCATGCCAACTGCTGCACAGTTTGTACCCATTAAGTGCTTGTCCTTCAGGTTTCTCTTTTCTAAATGTAGCACTTTACACCTACCTTTACTGAACTTGATGTTTGCCAGCCTTCTTCTCAATTTGTTATGACAGTTTGAATTGTTTCCCCATTTTCCCCAGTACTTTCAGTCCTCTGTTCTGATCCCCAGACTTAAAAGTGAGTCCTATATGAAATAGATTCATTAGTCTGCCCTAGTGTTAAGAAGACTAAAGGATATTGTTTTAATGGTCCTCCCAGTTTTGCTGTCATCCAGTATATGGAGTTGATCATGAGAACACTACTGCAAGCAAATTCTTAACAGCCATGTAAATAAGTGGATAGTCCTGAAAGAACTGCTGCTAACAAACCTACTTCTAGATGCCTTTTGTCACTGTTGTATGAATTTCTAGGAACACAAACCGCTTTGACACGGTTTATACTTATACTTTATTATATATAGattatatatatactttattACTtatactttattattttttaaatgtttcatggTAGGTTGGTTGGTTGGTCATTTTTACTACTAGATATCCAGGAATCAAGTTAAGGAGACTGCTCtattttgattcttttttctcAACTTTTTAAACATGGATATTATGCCTGTCCTCCCCCAGGCATCTGGTACTTTTCTGGGTTCTTACTGATAATTTCTTGTTGTTCAAATATGGGTTGTGTTAGGACTTTTAAAAGCTCttcttttgaataatttttttccgcatattttaagtattatttCTAGCACTCCTGTTTCCTTGCAAAACTCTGCATTTCTATATCCAGACACAATAACCAGCTTTAGAATAATTAATGTAAAAGTTACTGAATACATCATTCTTTCCAAGTCTAtaggtttttttgcttctcatttGCAAATGATTTATaaattgaatatattttttcctgattttaattCAACTTTAATAAAGAGActtatttcattgtttttacCAGAACAGGTGGCTGAAGTGCAGGTGGTCCCTGGACAGGTCTGAAATCCTACATCCACAGTGCCAAGTACCAATATAAAATAGATGAGTATAGTAATGTCTTACACCATCACCCCTGACAATCCCATTTTCTCAACAGAGCAAATTTCAGCAAATTTTGGCATCTATCAGTTTCAGGGAATTTTTAGTTATGGAAAGTAATCTGTTTCAGTGTTTAAGTATTAAGTTAAAGCTTAACTGTCAGCACATATGAAAGTCAAGCATGATCAAAGAGAATGCTAACTAATTTTGTGGCAAGAGCACACCACTGGCATTAATGGTGGGAAACAACATCTTCTGTATTcaccatgttttcttttcctattttatgGCTGGAGCATGGACAATATAAAAGTTCTTAGAAGTGGCACATAGGTATATAGATTAAGGATTATcttaaaacacaagaaaaatacattaacttcattatttttttcttcttactaaCCTTTTTACAGGTAGAAATGTGGTCCCTAGTGGAGCAAGTGAAAACTTATgtgatattaaaaagaaaattatttgggaatttttttataCAAAGAGAGAATTTTAAGGTGCTTGGATAATTTGATCTAGTTTTCTAGTATACAGCATTCAGATGACCCAGAAAAGCTCTTGCTCTAACTACAGTTCATGACTCTTCAGGCTTTACAGTACACGTCGTACTTTAACATTGTTCCCAGTTTAGTTCCTCTTATATGTTCTTCAAATGCTTTGTCCATTTTCTCATTCTGATCTTCACTGAAAAGATTCTTCCAGTCACTTATAGCACCttcaaagaagcaaagaaattcttgaaaaacaagatattttattattttttattctataGATCTGTCATTCTTGTTCCTTTATACATTTAATGGGGTTGATCCATTTTTCAAGACAAAACTTCACTCATCTTTGCAACAATATCTTTTTGTGAAGCCAGTGAAGTTGCAGATCCATTAAATTGCTACAATGCAAAAGAACACtcctcttcacagaatcacagaattgtcatggttggaaaacacctctaagatcaccaagtccaactgtccacccaggagaatgaaaaaaacagaaaaccaaaagaaaaacaaacaaacaaacaaaaaaccccaccaaacacaacaaaccacacacaccaTGCctactagagcatgtcctgaagtgccatattacatgtttcttgaatacttccagggatggtgaccccacTACCTCTCTGGTTAGTGTGTTCCAGTGCCtaactactctttcagtaaagaatttcttcctaatatcaagtctaaacctcccctggcagaACTTTAGGCCATTTCACAtttattcacttgggagaagaggcaggcTCTTCAGGTGACTTTGTCTAAAAAAGGCATCCAAAAGGCCTGTTTCCCTGCAGGTCTCTATTCCAGTCAGTTTTGACTGACAAGGTGGAAGATCATGAAGGCTTGATTAAGAATCATCTGTCAGAGGGCAGAACTGGGATTCTGGTCCCTTGGCATCTTGAGCTTTTATCCAGTGACTTCTTTAACGTAAAATGCAGAAACAGTTTCTGACAGCAAGCTTGGCTATTTTATGTTTGTCTCCCCTGCACTACACTACAAAAGTAGTTTTCTTATTTCCCCTTCTCTGTGTACCTGATTCTTGGATGTTTGGCTTACTTCTAACCTGTGAGTGTGAACAGGGGGTTGGCAGCAGCCCTTTCAGCAGGTCCTACAATCTCCTGAGAAGTGTGATCATGCTGCTCAGGGTGAGTTTGGCCCAGTTTTGCCTACTCAGGTAAGCCTTTAATGGCTGAAGAATCAGTGATTTAGGCACAGAGATGTAGTAGAGTTCCGACACATAACAGTTCCTGCATCCTGCCACTCATCTTTGGGCCTCTAAAATTTGCTCTTTGTAGTTGCTTCTCCTGTGCTGACAGCCTGCTGCTAGACCCTTGCTGGGTCTCCTCCTCACCAGTGCTCCTTGACTACTTTCCTCAAGCATAACAGTGATAAATTACCTGATACTAATCTGTGATGCTAATATGTGTGcaaataaatgaattaaaagaTGTGTGGCCTAAGCTTTTGAGGTTGTTACATTTCTGCCTCTGGAACTCCTGGAGCTTCCTACCTTTGCGAAAGAAAACATTAGCATATGCCCCATGGGTCTTCTCTGAGTTCTTCTTCATGGACTGGAAGCTGCTTCTCTCTACCACAGTCTGAAGCTCTTCCTCAGTCAGGGAAATCccaaagaaagcagcaatgCTTTTCACACCCAGGACTGGATTCTGAAAAGAGGAATGTAACGTTCCACATGACAGCGCAAAAAAAAGCACTGCTTTCCAAGGTGTTTGCACTTCTCTACATCTCCTTGCTGGCTACATATTCAGAGTTCAGTAGGACTGGAGTGGTACAGAgtgtttaattatttcagagtaGACATGAGCTGTCTTCCTACAGATCATAAAAGATTACAGGTGATTTACAGTTGAGTAAAATCTACactaatgaataaataaaaactcCCCCAAAAAAATTACTGGGGATTTTGACTTTGGGCTTAGATCACagctaaagagaaaacaagaataactttcacaaacaaaaattttaaaaggcttttaagTTTGAATTTCATGTGTCCTTCCCTTAAACCAAGAATCTGTCTCATACAGTATCTCGCAGTTTGAATACGCTACATTAATATAATGGTTAATTGGTTTCAGAACAAATGCTCTTAGAAGTATAAAACACTTGAACTATTGGTAACCTCACCTCTTTTAGCTCTTCATAAGTCATTGGCATAACATTTTCATCAGCAGCATATTTGTTCCATTTGGAAAGGTATTCAAAGTAGCATCCCCAGGgcactaaataaaacaaaagaaatctaCGATGAAGCATGAAGGAAGATTAGACAAGAtctttatgaaataaaacaatttttactcCTTAAGTTGATCCCTCAGCCACGAGCATTATTAATCATGTCTATGTCAGTTTACACCCTTCTGTGAGAAATAAGGGGTTTTGCTCCAGTCTGTTCTGACACATGCACACTTCTGGAGCATATGATACAATTTGAAATGTGAGTCCACTGAAGACCTACCAGTACTCCAACCATCTTGCAGTCTCCCTCaatcaattttaaaacatgGTTTAATCCTCCCTTCTGCTGGCCACGCGATATGCCAAACTGAAGAACTTCTGCAATTTTAAACTAGTgagattgttttctttcttttttaatgcactAGACTTGGTCCAAATCATTCCTCTGTTCCAGTCTGGCATGTAGGTGTTCAGACACCTGCATGGGCACAAGACAGTGGACACTGGAGAGGAGGAGTGACGGGGATTCAAGATAGAGATAAGGAGGAAGTGCTTCTTCAAGAGACAATATCAGTTTTTTGTAAGTTAAAGCAGTTTGTGGGAGtgtgtttttaataaagatttatCCTAAGGCAGTAAGTAGAGTAAGTAACCTTTAGTTTAAATTTCTATCTCTTTAATCTGCTTTTGTACTGTAAACCACAAAATCTAAGTGAAGCTCATTTACAAGTGCAAGGTTTTTAGGCAAAGTCAATGCATTGAGTAAGTGATACAAACAGAAGAATATACTGTACTTTTCTTTGTCATGAAAGCTACAAAGAAATCATCCCAGGTCTCATAGGAGGGAAGCGTAGCTATGCCATTGGTAAAATGGTAAAAAGATGTAACTAAATCTTTTGGATTGCGAATCAGCAGCaatatctagaaaaaaaatataagaattaTTTGTAGACAAAGATGTAACACGGTATAGTATGTAGGAAATAATAATCTACTTTATAACTGCAGTTTGGGGATTTCCTAATACCTTATATACTAGTTGCAAAAGTAGCCATTTCATTCtgatttcagaaaatgaaatacttcACTTTGCTTCAGAGCCTTGAGAAGACGATTGTCTACAaatcttaaaaatcttttaCAGATTAATCAAATTGATCATGGAAAATCTAAGTAAATTTTGCTCAATACAAGCATCTTTCATCATTTAGGTAGTGGGGAAAATACACAAAAACAGAAATTCCTGCTGAAACTTGACACACTGAAGCCCTCACTTATGACGACACTATAAAATGCCTCCTGTAGGAAATTgtgtgaaaacacattttactgCTGGAGCGTTTGTTCCACTTCCCCATCTTGCTTGTGGAGATGGATATGAAGGCATCAATAAGGGTGAACTGAGATTAAGTGACAAAACCAGCAGTACTTAAACGAGCATGAATAAAAGGTCAGGCTAAACACTTAAGTATAAGAGTGATTGTGAAAATTGGCAGAAGTACTAaattggcttttaaaaaaatctgtgggaGTGTTTGCTTTCAAGACATTAAAATCAGCACTCACCTTGGCTTTATTTTTGAAGACAGACCTGGGGAGATTTTCCGGAAGGAGATGAGTAATCATAATTCTTCGAGAAGGTAATTTATTCATTCGCTTTAAGAATTGGATGGAGGAAAGTGGGCAGTTCAATTAGTACAAGTATTCTTTCCATCAGCCTATGATAAAATATTGCCTTGCTAAAATTATCAACAGTTACTGACTGACAGCAGTAACTATTCTTTGTGTTATCCTGGGATCTTACTAGACTGCTCTGAGCCATTCTAATCTTCAAAATCCCCTGAGAATGAGTGACTGGAAAGATTATCCAGTGCTAATTCTCTTCAGTGATAATAAATTTAATATGTTCTGTTAGACAAGGGATCAAATCTAAAGGTAAGATGCAGACTAACTGGGTGTATGTGAAAGCTGAGGAATCtcaaggagagagagaaggggtgaggaagaagagctaAGAGACAGAAGCTGGTATTTCAGCATTTGACATTTCATTAAACTCTTCTTAAATACAAAACATGCTACATTGAATTTCTGCAgttcttgctttcttgcttaTCTAATGATTATGTGTTCTTCTCAAGCCCTCTGAATTGTCCATTTATCCCTCAGCATTTGGCAAGGCAGATGAGATCCATGCTGACCAGATGCCACATACAAAGAAGTGGTAGAGTTCTTATCAAAAAATGGAATATTTCACAAACCATATATTCAGTATTAGAAGCACAACATTTTGACAGCTTTCATACATATTCTGTGCCCACCTCATATTTTCCAGTATCTCCAATTTCAAGATAGGGAAATTCTTCTAGCTCTTCATCATTCCCACTGCtttctttattctgtgttttcttttcaaatatggCTACCAGATCATTTAAGATTTGAGCTAGCCAGTTTGTACCTGAAAGGGGAAATATACAGAATTATTTGTAAAACCTTTAGAGTAAACAGAAATGGATTTGCCCAGAAAGCCAAGAGGTAGATAGTACTACCAGGTGAAGCTGCCTGGTCTGCTTTCATGTGATACAATCACAAGTGGCTATCTGGACAATAGCTTCTTAGGATCCTACCTTTAAGGATACATTTCTCCAACTCAAACGGCTCAGTACATTGTAAATTAGCTTGTATATTGTAGATTAACTAATAAAGGAGAAGAACCACTAAGATTCAAATAGGAAAACACGCATTCATGTAATATGTTTTTTATTGTGACAATTATAAGGGAGATTGGGGTGGTAAACCTGTTCCTCAAAACTTGACATACATGTTTTCTGATGTGCTGTTAGGATTATCTTAGGAGGAGAGATGGATCACAGAACCTCAACACAGGAGCAGAACTAGATCTGAAAATTCTGCTGTATGTGCTCGTTGTCTTTACCAATAGGCAAGAACTCTCTAAAGTTACATTTTCTATaaacatacacatttatatttttattcagaacaTTACAGAGAGCCTGTAGAGAACTCTCATCTTTGGTTTACCATCTCCTGACTTCTAGACACTGGGTTCCTATATTGTTGTCACTACAGTCTTAATAACTGTGTTCTGATACACAGCATTTCTTCAAAAAGAATACATGATAAGAAAGCAAAAACTTCACAATACTGTCAGCTCTGACTATCTGCTGTGACCAGCGTGAATTCAATTGCTGGGGGAGAGAAACAGCTACATTAAAATGGATATGAGACACATCTAATCCAATCTTGTAGCTCTGATACCGGCCAGTATAGGGAGAAGGAGCAAAGATGCAGGGTCAACTTGCAACCCTAGCAAAGATCTCCTCTTGATTGCCCAAGAGTCAAAGATCAGTGTGATCATTTCAagtgtttcaaaatatttttttatagttaTGGATTTCAGATATTCTTGACACctatgtgaaataaaataaagaatatgCAGCATGGCATGTGAAGGTACCAAAAGTGCCATtctatgtaaaaatataaagctATTAACTTTGCAAATATAAATGTGAAAGAAGACCCTGCAGGAGATGTAGTTATCTCTGGTGTGAGAACTGTATGTAAATTGTCTCTAATTTGTGCATTTAACTTCATTATTAAAAGTAAAGAGAACAAAAACTTTTACAtgctgtagaaaagaaaatcagatgtctttttcacagtaatttgaaaaattacCTATATTAAATCTTCATAATTAACTTTGTTGTGTTCTTTGAGAACAACATTAGTTCTAAAACATTCTATGAAAATTCTAAATACTATTATTTAGTACAAACCTACTTATTCGCCATCACACAATTCTattatgaagaaagaaaactacatTCACCAGATTTAGGGTATGCTGCCAAAATTATATCATCACTTCTGGCTTCAAGGGACTCCATGGCTCTGAATACTTCAGGACTGCACAAAGTAACAGGGTAGAGAATCCCCTTGTAGGAAAAAAGCAGTTCATCACGATCCATTTTGTTAGCAGCCGCCACTGCATCATCTATAAAACCAGTAAATTTTTTCCTGGGCTTCTccattcttctctttctctcacaCGCAGTAGAAAAAGCTATGCAGAGACAGAGCACCACAGACAACCTTTTAAAAGGGGGTTGGGTTTGGGTGTTTTATGACCCTGTGAGCAACAATATACTTACTCTTTCTGAAAGAATTACGCAACTCCAGCTGAAGACCTTTAGTCATTTGAACCTTTTGAAATCAATAGTGGTTgaacaacaaaccagaaaatgcAATTGTTTTCTAGGTAAAAGGGTTTAGCTAAATTCAAAATATCATGCCAGACAATCTGTAACTACAACAGTCtttacaaacaaaatataatGTGAGTTGCAGGCTGGAATTTAAATGACACGATCACATTCTACAGCAGTTCTGCACTTTTCAGTACTCATGCTGCTGggagtatttttaaattttttaaattatattttattttttcatttcttatatCACTCATCATTCTCACAAAAATGGGATCAAACATATTACGattcagagagaaaacattCAGGGTGTTACTTACTAAGCTGTGGAATATCTTGTGAGAGTAGCCAACTGTGCCCTCTACCTGGTGCCAAGGAGGACACATGGGGACACACGCTCTTTGGCCTTTGTGGGGCTGCAGTACAGAGTTCTGGCTTTCTGGTAGCTACACTTAAATAATTCATTCATGTGTTCTTTCCTTAATGAGCTCAACCACTGTTTAACAACTGATCAGACATTACAGAGTTGGTAATAATATAACCTCAGTTACAATGATTAGCATTCATAATGCACTACAGGTGGTGAGCTCATGATAGCACTGACCTCAGTAGAATAAAAGAAGTTTGGCTAAGTTTTAATATTCAAGTCTCTGGCAAGAGGATGAGTcacaaagaataagaaaatagtTCCCCAGAAAAATTCATGCCAAGCATCTGAATACCATTCTTTCTTATCTCCATCTTTTGAACGCTGCCTGATGGGTACTTGGAGCAGGAGGACCAGAGACTGCATACCTGTTTGCTAACCAAAAAGGATTCACACCTGGTTCCTGAGGCATGCTGCAGTGCTCGTGGGAAGACCTAGCTCtatatttttacttcagttttgttGAGTCcatagaaatattttgcttttcccttcatCTCCTCTCTTCTGTAAAACCATGGCAATATCAAAAGACTACCTGTGTGCAGGCATCATCTGAACCAAGTGGACATCATATGACTCCTCCTTGATCCATTTGTTGAATGAGATCTGTGCCAAAGCTCAACCAGTTGGCACCACCTGCATCACTTCACTCATGTTATCTAAAACTTGCTGTACCATGAAATAGCACCTTTGCTCCTTGAAGAGTAATAAACCAccttagcaaaagaaaaaaagcagcatggtctaatttttttcttcagcttccctTGGCACTAAACTATCATGGGCTGAAGctaagaaaatgtgtttaattagtatttttaccTGCTGACAAAAAAAGGCTAGGGACAGTACACATTCCCTAAGGAAGCAAAAATGGGGGAAAACGGTATGTAcattattaatgtatttcatgAAATAGCATGGTGTTGGAATAGAATCTCTATGATAGAAAGACAGCTCATTTCACTCCTACACTTCATTCATCATAGAATAGTCCAAGAAAACTTTGATAGAGAAATCCAGAGGACTTACAGGGCATTTTTGTCGGAGAAGGTATGTTTTAACCttgggaacaaaaaaaacccaacagaaaaagcacaacaacccccaccccaaaaaaaattataaataaaaccagactaaaccaaacaaccaaaaaaccagcATTAGTGGAGAAAAGCCAATTAGAAGACATAAGTTATCAGAAGGAATTTTGAGAGGTAAAtttcttaggggaaaaaaaaaaaaaaagaaaaaaaaaaaagaaaaaaaaaaaaagaagcaggatcAAGATTTAGTTACGTGAGCCTTTGAAACAACCATCTGCCTCTACACCTGAGCTGGGAAGAGTGTACCTGGCACCATATGTGTTACACAGGAAGACCCTCTGGTCCTGCCAAACACTGAAGTCAGAGACTGATGGAAAATATCAGTTGATTTAAAGTTTctaaaaagcagctttgaaaacccagagattaaaaacagattaaaggTTTTTGTAATCTTCAAATTAATGGTATTTGTTCAACTCACCACAATGCCCCTAAAAGTTTCTGACTTCCCACACTTATCAGACCTGGTGTTTCCTGATTGTGGGGCTTTGCAGAAAGAGGCTGCTGACCTTTCCTCTGGCAGCTACAGCACACTGCCAGCTGACAGTTGCCTAGTGGACAGATCCACTTATGTAAATTCTTTCCCTGTTAAATGAAACGACAAAACAATACCCTCTAAACTTGTGCTCTCAGGTGATAAATGAGAAGAGGTGAGTTTCTATAACTATTCTTATGATTTGCATTAATCTCAGTAGAACTTTGGAGAAGGCTTCCATAAATTAGTCCTCCAAAATCACCTAATAAAATTGAAGATGGATCCATTAAGATTGCTCCATTCATGAAGGTACCCTAAAATCGCCCTGATCATCcaactgccaaaaaaaaaaccaacaaaacaaaaccctcaggGGGAGGGAATTGGTTCTACAATAGAAATGCCATATGTAGCATTTTTCCCTTTGAATAATTCAGCATCTACCTGATCAGAGGGAAGTAAAAGCCCCTGGAGACCAAGGTGGTAGGATGTCTTAGGTTATGTGATAAAAACTTGTCTGCACACCcaca
The Apus apus isolate bApuApu2 chromosome 3, bApuApu2.pri.cur, whole genome shotgun sequence genome window above contains:
- the LOC127382482 gene encoding sulfotransferase 6B1-like isoform X1; the protein is MTKGLQLELRNSFRKTFSTACERKRRMEKPRKKFTGFIDDAVAAANKMDRDELLFSYKGILYPVTLCSPEVFRAMESLEARSDDIILAAYPKSGTNWLAQILNDLVAIFEKKTQNKESSGNDEELEEFPYLEIGDTGKYERMNKLPSRRIMITHLLPENLPRSVFKNKAKILLLIRNPKDLVTSFYHFTNGIATLPSYETWDDFFVAFMTKKMPWGCYFEYLSKWNKYAADENVMPMTYEELKENPVLGVKSIAAFFGISLTEEELQTVVERSSFQSMKKNSEKTHGAYANVFFRKGAISDWKNLFSEDQNEKMDKAFEEHIRGTKLGTMLKYDVYCKA
- the LOC127382482 gene encoding sulfotransferase 6B1-like isoform X2, with product MQLHDTKDKVNVAAFSTACERKRRMEKPRKKFTGFIDDAVAAANKMDRDELLFSYKGILYPVTLCSPEVFRAMESLEARSDDIILAAYPKSGTNWLAQILNDLVAIFEKKTQNKESSGNDEELEEFPYLEIGDTGKYERMNKLPSRRIMITHLLPENLPRSVFKNKAKILLLIRNPKDLVTSFYHFTNGIATLPSYETWDDFFVAFMTKKMPWGCYFEYLSKWNKYAADENVMPMTYEELKENPVLGVKSIAAFFGISLTEEELQTVVERSSFQSMKKNSEKTHGAYANVFFRKGAISDWKNLFSEDQNEKMDKAFEEHIRGTKLGTMLKYDVYCKA